In one Anopheles cruzii unplaced genomic scaffold, idAnoCruzAS_RS32_06 scaffold00821_ctg1, whole genome shotgun sequence genomic region, the following are encoded:
- the LOC128276260 gene encoding lipase member H-A-like — MKRIFAAWETAIAASKTIQTDRETEKNPTQLDMFNPATVMNAGFLRGRPLVVLIHGYTGHRDYAPNPTIRPAYLAHGEYNIISVDYGPLALEPCYLQAVRNLPTVANCTAQLLDFIIASRIVPLEDIHVVGFSLGGQTSGMIANYLRAGKLRRITGLDPAKPLFVFAPNDQKLDQSDAEFVQVIHTDVFQRGILHPSGHVDFYVNGGVEQPGCNMATMMTAGECNHNRAPEYYAESIGTDVGFYGYRCAHWYLYMLGICRGGGPNQQLAIMGAHTPNTTRGLYFLHVNMMPPYARGKNVTLRDELAIIAANIRN, encoded by the exons ATGAAGAGAATATTTGCGGCCTGGGAAACGGCGATTGCTGCCAGCAAAACGATCCAGACTGATCG agaaacggagaaaaacccaacccaactgGACATGTTCAATCCGGCCACTGTCATGAATGCCGGCTTCTTGCGAGGACGCCCACTGGTGGTGCTAATCCACGGCTATACGGGACACCGTGACTATGCACCGAACCCCACGATACGGCCCGCTTACCTGGCCCACGGCGAGTACAACATCATCTCGGTCGACTACGGACCACTGGCACTGGAACCGTGCTATCTGCAGGCGGTGCGTAATcttccgacggtggccaactgCACGGCCCAGCTGTTGGACTTCATCATCGCCAGCCGCATCGTGCCACTGGAGGACATTCACGTGGTGGGCTTCAGTCTCGGCGGTCAAACTTCCGGCATGATCGCCAACTACCTGCGGGCGGGCAAGCTGCGGCGCATAACGGGGCTCGATCCGGCCAAACCACTGTTCGTGTTCGCTCCGAACGACCAGAAGCTCGATCAGTCCGATGCCGAGTTCGTGCAGGTGATCCACACGGACGTCTTCCAGCGGGGCATACTGCATCCGAGCGGACACGTCGACTTCTACGTGAACGGCGGTGTGGAGCAGCCCGGCTGCAACATGGCCACCATGATGACGGCGGGCGAATGCAACCACAACCGGGCGCCGGAGTACTACGCCGAGTCGATCGGGACCGACGTTGGCTTCTACGGGTACCGCTGTGCCCACTGGTACCTGTACATGTTGGGCATTTGCCGAGGAGGCGGCCCGAACCAGCAGCTGGCCATTatgggcgcgcacacacccaACAC GACACGCGGACTCTATTTCCTGCACGTAAACATGATGCCCCCTTACGCAAGAGGAAAAAACGTGACACTCCGCGATGAACTGGCGATCATAGCTGCCAACATACGGAACTAG